Within the Nerophis ophidion isolate RoL-2023_Sa linkage group LG01, RoL_Noph_v1.0, whole genome shotgun sequence genome, the region ctggctccgctgtgaacgggactctcgctgctgtgttggatccgctttggactggactctcgcgactgtgttggatccattatggattgatctttcacagtatcatgttctcatatgttctcatagtcatcagtatcatcagtatcacagtatcatgttctcatagtcatcattgtcaccgacgtcccactgggtgtgagttttccttgcccttatgtgggcctaccgaggatgtcgtagtggtttgtgcagccctttgagacactagtgatttagggctatataagtaaacattgattgattgattgactgatataaaaataactaaaaacttgttgaaaaataaacaagtgattcaattataaataaagatttctccacatagaagtaatcatcaacttaaagagccctctttggggattgtaatagagatccatctggattcatcaacttacttctaaacatttcttctcaaaaaaaagaaatatttaatatcaatatttatggaacatgtccacaaaataatctagctgtcaacactgaatattgcattgttgtatttcttttcacagtttatgaacttacattcatattttgttgaagtattcaataagtatatttataaaggatttttgaattgttgctatttttagaatatttaaaaaaaaatctcacgtacctcttggcataccttcaagtacccccaggggtacacgtacccccatttgagaaccactgctctaagctgTCCTTGCGTGCGTCATTACCTCACGTGCTCACGTGACCGCGTGCGTCATCACGTCACGCAGTCACGTGACCTAACGGGGCAAGCATAAAGGCCGGTAGTGGCCCGCTCCCGGGCGGGAAGAGCAAGAGGGACACGCTGGGCGAGGTTGGTGCAGGTACGTGACTCGGTTTTGACGCTTGAATTATGAACTAAGCCGACTACCGGAGCCGTGGGTCGTCGCGCAGGAGTGTTGAGTgtgatttatctgcggaattggtgAGTCGTAGTGtagtttcgacacattgcaaaactgtattgatactgtagccgagtgtcctgggttcgcataatttgggtactgataaaataaaataataaaagggagtcatgagagcaggtccggtctccaccactttattgttcccttctttacacctatctccatacccatctatcaccttcttcaacaacccgcctttatatagacctcttacgtcacagccttacggcaacactggagggacaccctgaactgtttgttacaatactgtgtcactaaatactgacctctgctggacattaaaaatcactacaggcaacctatggaccgactcaacggACACTGACTTTAATAACTAGTATATACAAGAATATAAACCAAGtcgttgtatttcatttaggcTTATTTCATACCTtcatttatataaaatatatatttttatcttttttagatacagtcaatgaataatgtgaacatgtatcataacatggaaatctaagagaacgtgttgtgaaggaggatgcttgtggactgggagtttttttacacattattattaaaggggaacattatcacaatttcaaaagggttaaaaacaataaaaatcagttcccagtggcttgttgtattttttgaagtttttttcaaaattttaccggtctcggaatatccctaaataaagctttaaagtgccttattttctgctctctgcgaagacactggccatttccctgtgacgtcacacagtgctgccaatgtaaacaaacaatgggaataccacagcaagatatagtgacattagctcggattcaaactcggatttcagcgattcaacagattacgcatgtattgaaacagatggttggagtatgaaaatattgaagaagaaactgaagctattgagcgaatagctattgacgctattcatagccatagcatggccgaatagctgcgttagcatcgccggtaaaatgtgcggaccaaacgatcaggactttcgcatcttttgacactggagcaacttaaatccgtcgattggtaagtgtttgtttcgcattaaatgtgggtggaaggaaacgtaatatcgttgcaaatgcatctgcaggttatccatacatctctgtgccatgtctgctttagcaccgccggtaattagcatgttggcatcgattagcatagcatgttagcattgattagctggcagtcaacatcaacaaaactaacctttgtgatttcgttgactatcgttgcaaatgcatctgcaggttatccatacatctctgttccatgtctgccttagcaccgccggtaaatagcatgttagcatcgattagcgtagcatgttagcatcaattagctggcagtcaacatcaacaaaactcatcgccggtcaaatgtggagacactctggcacattcaatgggggtctggcggcagacactttggcatcttggggccagtggtgcaacttgaatccctccctgttagtgttgttacaccctccgacaacacaccgtcgaggcatgatgtctccaaggttccaaaacatAGTCaataaaacggaaaataacagagctgagacccgctgTTTGTaattgaactgaactgaattatatttatatagcgcttttctctagtgactcaaagcgctttacatagtgaaacccaatatctaagttacatttaaaccagtgtgggtggcactgggagcaggtgggtcaagtgtcttgcccaaggacacaacggcagtgactaggatggcggaagcgggaatcgaacctgcaaccctcaagttgctggcacggccgctctaccaaccgagctatacctccccacatgtgttgaaaatgaaaatggtgggtgtgttacctcggcgacgtcacattctgacgtcatcgcctccagcgcgataaacagaaaggcgtttaattcgccaaaattcacccatttagagttcggaaatcggttaaaaaaatagatggtcttttttctgcaccatcaaggtatatattgacgcttacatagttctgctgataatgttcccctttaaggaatatACTTTACTATTTGAATACAGTAGTATTATTTAGTATTTGAATGTATTTTGTGTGCGCACTGGAAATttgactggtcctgcccttgttgtacagaacatgttggatggcgagctagagtctgaagctttatgcctggaacccAACCAACTGAACTGAATCCCCACAGCCGAGCCCCGGGCGGGTAGGAAGCTCCTCAGCAGCCGCCCTGTTTTTCCTTTGTTTTACCAAAACGCAACGTGTTCATTTCGGTCCTCCTGAACTTTCACTTTTACCCCGTCCCTTCACAATGTGGACTTTGCGGGGCCGTTCAAAGATTTCTGAACTTGTGTAGCgcttataccaggggtgcccacactttttctgcaggcgagctacttttcaattgaccaactcgaggggatctacctcatttatatatatcatttatatttatttatttatgaaagagacaatttttgtaaacaagttaaatgtgtttaatgataatacaagcatgtgtaacacatatagatgtctttctttcacaaagacaagaatataagttggtgtattacctgattctgatgacttgcattgattggaatcagacagtaatgatgataacgcccacattttcaaatggaggagaaaaaaagttgtcctttctgtacaataccacatgaaagtggttggtttttggcatctaattcatccagcttccatacactttacaagaaaaacattggcggcaaattccgtagcttgcttgattgacattcacggcacccgagggtcttgtgagatgacgctggctgctgccagttcattattaggaaaaaatgacagagaggaaggcgagaaacactttttatttcagcagactttcgcgccgtcccttccgtcaaaactctaaaggccgactgcacatttcctatcttcacaataaaagccctgcttcatgctgcctgcgctaacaaaataagagtctgggaaagctggcgtgcacaagtgatgtgcacgccagctttctgagggatcgcttgtgcacgccagttttccgagactctgtatttagttagcgcaggcagcatgaagcagggcttttattgtgaagataggaaatgtgcagtcggcctttagagttttgacggaaggtacggcgcgagagtctgttgaactaaaaagtgtttctggccttcctctcggtcatattttcataataatgatcttgcagcagccagcgtcatctcacaagaccctccggtaccgtgaatgtcatttaagtgacgtcttggtgaagattgatgatcactcatttttaggtctattttttttaaaagcctggctggagatggactgacacaccccccgcggtcgactggtagctcgcgatcgacgtaatgggcacccctggcttataCCATCTTTGGTAAAAACAAGGACCGAATTGAAcgttttgtgaatttgttgaatATGTTAAAGGCCAATCGAATTTACATGtctattgtttgtttatttttcctattattaatataatttggtaccatttaaacttaAATCCGGTGTTCAGTCTCcattactctccattcctagagctgaatttagtttcttctgatctagcccCGTTAGATCATTCACTATTTACCTAGTACTTGTACAGTACTTTATTCAAGTAACATGCAGGCTACACCAGACTGGAAATACACACCAGTTTCATTGTTCAGTTACACACGGGATTTGCAGTATAGATTTAGTCAAGAATTCAATGTCTTACTATTTTCCACGTCGTTTGTCTGTTAATGCTGTCAAAAGGCCTTTTTTCTGGAGGACAGACGGACCTGGATGACGTCACATGATCGAGAAACCATCTCTTGATGAGCGCAGCAAAGATTAATAATGAgctttattcatttattaattcAAAACACCTTAACTCAATTCAGTCTTTTCGTCACACAACAGTCGTTAAGGGTctgagacaaaaaaaacaaaaccagacATGTTTATTTTCCAGTACAAAACAAGACAGGTGCAAGTAAGCACGTGTGTAAGTTTTCTCAGAAACTGTAGATATTGGATCGGATGGACTTCTAAGGAAGCctgtaatttttcaaaaagaaCGCAAATTTCATCATCTCATTTTATTCTTACATTTGGCAGAGCCCAACTCTCCTTGACGACGGAATCTTTGACCAGAAACTAAACAACGAAAGGCTTATTCTGTTGCGTGTGTTCCCATGTGTGATTTCAGGTGTGGCCTTTGAGAAAAAGTCTTACCACAAACTGGACAAACAAAGGGTTTCACCCCGGTGTGGACTCTCATGTGTGTAGCCAAAGTGGCGTTGACAGCAAATTTCTGACCGCAAAGTAAGCAGGTGAagggtttctctccggtgtgagTTCTGCTGTGTACAGTCAAGTTGGACTTGAGACTAAACCTCTTGTTGCAGACTGAACAAGCAAAGGGTTTTTCTctcgtgtgcgttctcatgtgtgatatcaagtgGGACTTTTGAGAGAATCTTTGACCACAGACGGAACAAGCAAAgggtttttccccagtgtgtgttctcatgtgtcgagcGAACGCTGCTTTATAAAAAAAGCTTTTGACACAAAAAGAGCAGGTCCAACATTTGGTCTTCCTTTCAAAGCATTTAGAATGTTTGTAGTCAGTGTGAATCCTCAAATCATCTACGAAGTTTGTATCGCTGCTAGAACGTTCTTCAACCCTGTCTTGAGTGTCACTATCTGACAGTGGAGCTCCAAAGTGGTCTGCGTCCATTTCTGTTGTCTTGTGTTGTAGtaagctgctgcttggaggctccgcccctctgttctcctcacttggactgtgatgaagccgtgaggactcaggtggtttctcttcatcatcttcagtctttACAGGGACACCAGTCTGTGGGGACTTTGTGAGACCAGCCCCCTTCGATCCGAGAAGACACTGAGGGATCCCGAGTTTGTCCttctcctctttaatgtgagggggctgtggatcctcctgctccCAGCTTGTGATCCATCCTTGCAGCTGAGGGGGACATTCTTCTTGAGGACCAATCAGCTGCTGCACATCTGCAGGACAAAAGCAGGATTTATTGTCATTTGGGATTTAAcaaggtatttttttatttgtttcagcattgtttttttgtctgaggctataataattctacttaaaggcctactgaaatgagatgttcttatttaaacggggatagcaggtccattctatgtgtcatacttgatcatttcgcgatattgccatatttttgctgaaaggatttagtagagaacatccacgataaagttcgcaacttttggtcgctaataaaaaaagccttgcctgtaccggaagtagcagacgatgtgcgagtgacatcacgggttgtggagctcctcacttctgaacattgtttacaatcatggccaccagctgcgagagcgattcggaccgcgaaagcgacgatttccccattaatttgagcgaagatgttagattcgtggatgaggaaagtgagagtgaaggattagaaagaaaaaaaaagacgagggcagtgggagcgattcagatgttattagaattatatttatatagcgcttttttctctagtgactcaaagcgctttacatagtgaaacccaatatctaatttttacatttaaaccagtgtgggtggcactgggagcaggtgggtaaagtgtcttgcccgaggacacaacggcagtgactcggatggcggaagcggggatcgaacctgcaaccctcaagttgctggcacggctgctgaaccaaccgagctataccgccccatttactaggctaattctggaaaatccattatctgctcattgtgttactagtgttttagtgagattatatggtcgtacctgaaagtcggaggggtgtggtgaccgccagtgtctcagagggaagccacgtttctcgacgaggcgaaggcagccgggctgagattttttttgttttctccctcctatgggcggcatagctcggttggtagagtggccgtgtcagcaacttgagggttgcaggttcgattcccgcttgtgccatcctagttactgccgttgtgtccttgggcaagacactttaccaacctgctcccagtgccacccacactggtttaaatgtaacttagatattgggtgtcactatgtaaagcgctttgagtcacttgagaaaagcgctatataaatataattcacttcacttcactcctccacggtgtaagcatccgacggtcgggggcggccggtgggaggaggcaagagagtccgcagctgcaggagcagcgccgcaagctctccgctcaggtctacggtaagagccgacttattaccaccattttctcaccatggtagggaaccatgttcgcttgaccgctctgttccatagtaaagcttcaccgtcatctttcgggaatgaaaacaaggaaacacaggctgtgtttgtgttgctaaaagcggccgcaatacaccgcttcccacctacatcgttcttctttgacgtctccattattaattgaacaaattgcaaaagattcagcaacacagatgtccagaatactgtggaattttgcgattaaagcagacgacttatagctgggatcgatgCTGGGACAAAATGTTCGCTACAATCCctgacgttttcagcaggataattcgcgcgaaatttaaaattgcggccgtattggcatgtgttgcaatgttaatatttcatcattgatatataaactatcagactgcgtggtcgctagtagtggctttcagtaggcctttaaacataagaCCATGTCTGCGGGGGTAGACTGAAAAATCCAACCAGTGGGCCTCGTCAACCCTCACCAAATATTATTCTTAACCCCTTCATGGCAGCAAGGACTGtaaagtgtcctgctcaaggacacaacagcagtcactGAACGTGGCACGAATACGACATTCTACCGTACATTTTATTGATGTttctttcacttttttttttatcaccacACAAAGTAACACAATCTAATTCATGTGTGCtggcagtaaaataaaaataatctcaTTTTCTGAACTCATTGTCAAAAAAACTGTACCTTTTTAGTGATtagttagaagcatttaagtctcacctgaaaactaatttgtatactctagcctttaaatagactccctttttagaccagttgatctgccgtttcttttctttttcttccatgtcccactctcctttgtggagggggtccggtccgatccggtggccatgtactgcttgcctgtgtatcggctggggacatctctgcgctgctgatccgcctccgcttgggatggtttcctgctggctccgctgtgaacgggactctcgctgctgtgttggatccgctttggactggactctcgcgactgtgttggattcattatggattgaactttcacagtatcatgttagacccgctcgacatccattgctttcctcctctccaaggttctcatagtcatcattgtcaccgacgtcccactgggtgtgagttttccttgcccttatgtgggcctaccgaggatgtcgtagtggtttgtgcagccctttgagacactagtgatttagggctatataagtaaacattgattgattgattgatattatatcAAAATGTTTGCCTTAATTCAGTAGATCTGCTTATAAAGTAACCACCACCACAAAACAGTACAAAGTAGGTGTTAgaccagggttagggaacctatggctcggctcttttgatgactgcctctggctctcggataaatctgagctgacattgctcaacaggataaataatgaataattccacctgtaatcacagtgttaaaaataacgttcaaaatatgaaatattgtcatgcatttttaggttcaagaagttggtaagaagtcatttatttagttagttggggcggtatagctcggttggtagagtggccgtgccagcaacttgagggtcgcaggttcgattcccgcgtacGCCATcttagccactgccgttgtgtccttgagcaagacactttacccacctgctcccagtgccacccacactgctttaaatgtaacatagatattgggtttcactatgtaaagcgctttgagtcactagagaaaagcgctatgtaaatataattcacttcacttcacactagtgtgggtcttgccctcctgggggttcttcagaccaccaagcaccgacatgagagccagtttcagggttacaatattgttttatttttcaataagtctctccgttgctttccagcaattgtctttttctctttcgttctcgctcgtgctctggtttctagccccaagcccgtctctcctcctggctgctgcttataacatagcgacaggtgatcagacaaaaaggcccaggtgggccgtctacgcgcctgtcgctgaattcgaggcctgtcctggcaacaccctgcttcgctgcaggcgccgcgggccacgccccctccagttagcttcagaataacaatattacaaagaataagagacctctctagaaatgttggtctttcttaaaaatgcacgcgttttgttgtgttcagtgtttaaaaaaaatatattatatggctcttaaagaaatacattttaaaatatttggcttcttgggtctctcagccaaaaaggttcctgacccgtGTTAGACAATGTGATCttttcaagtgaagtgaagtgaattatatttatatagcgcttttctctagtgactcaaagcgctttacatagtgaaacccaatatctaagttacatttaaagcaatgtgggtggcactgggagcaggtgggtaaagtgccttgcccaaggacacaacggcagtgactaggatggcggaagcgggaatcgaacctgcaacactcaagttgctggcacggccactctaccaaccgagctatgccgccccaataacGTCATGGATTATTTACAGGACTGTGATTAAtagtaataaaatattttttcttgtcTAATGTCTCCTGGCCTCGGTATTTTATAAAGTGTGTTTGAATATACCTTCAAAATGTAACACTGTTTTGCTAGCAGCTTCCGGTTGTCGATGTCGCTCCTTCTCTCTCGTTctagaaagttcctcctcgtacgacGCGATCGTTCCTTCAAACAGCGCGAATATTTCGTCGGCCGCCGCCATCAGTCGCTCCTGCACcaactcttttaacatttttaatgttttttcttgATTAAACTGGCCTTTCTTCGCCTTTTGCCTGGCGTTCGTCTCTCAGCGTCGTCAACTTCCGCCGGAAAGAGGTTTTGCGGCAGCTCcggcgatgacgtcacacaggagcaCTTTCGCTTTACAATTTAAATGATTTTCCAAATGTATTTACTGaaattgtatatgtgtatatatatttatatgtaacgggtataaaaaatactttattatttgagtgaaattcctgctaaaatatctatattgttttgtaatgcaatgaggtccaatggcgccatctgctggtatttaaaaatatgtaaatatgaccggaaaccggaagctattaacagacttcctgcactctgctaaagGTAAGAAATGTTCCGATATTGCTCCGCAAAATATTGTAAATTATACTAAAGCTAACGTGATATTAATTGTAAAATACACAGTTATTTAACAGCAGTTGAAATGCTATGTTTTGAATTTGTTGTTGCTCacgttagatgtactactattttgcactgaagtccatattatttcCCCTTTtagacatcgaaaccagcagaggtgctaagcacatattgtgtgtgtgtgtttgtgcattcccatcactcattgcaggtaaAAATTGTTGCACTATGTGCGTGTTACGTGTCCGTACGTTCATATTTAAGTTTGAATT harbors:
- the LOC133549452 gene encoding endothelial zinc finger protein induced by tumor necrosis factor alpha-like; this encodes MLKELVQERLMAAADEIFALFEGTIASYEEELSRTREKERHRQPEAASKTVLHFEDVQQLIGPQEECPPQLQGWITSWEQEDPQPPHIKEEKDKLGIPQCLLGSKGAGLTKSPQTGVPVKTEDDEEKPPESSRLHHSPSEENRGAEPPSSSLLQHKTTEMDADHFGAPLSDSDTQDRVEERSSSDTNFVDDLRIHTDYKHSKCFERKTKCWTCSFCVKSFFYKAAFARHMRTHTGEKPFACSVCGQRFSQKSHLISHMRTHTREKPFACSVCNKRFSLKSNLTVHSRTHTGEKPFTCLLCGQKFAVNATLATHMRVHTGVKPFVCPVCGKTFSQRPHLKSHMGTHATE